The DNA sequence TATCGTGAATGCACTTTGCCAACAAAGCATATGATTTGGGGTGAATTAGCCCGAGTATTCTAGGCACATTGTTATACCTAGTAGCTTTGTATTCAACTAGGTCATAACCGCCACCACGTCTTTCTCCTACGTCGGCAAAGGCGGCTAGTTCTTCTGCTATTTCAGGAGTAAATTGCCTCGTTGTAATGCTAGGGGGTAACTCACCAACATTTGCTCTTTGGTTTGGAAAATAGTTATAACGTGTTAGCGCTTCATACAAAGCTCTTTTGCCGTCTGTGTCACCAATAATTCGGCTCATGCACAATCCTTTGTAGTTGGTGTAGTTAATTCGCCAGAGATAAGTTTTGGTAACAAAATGTCCCTTATCTTAGCTAACTCTTTATTCTGCTCATTATTTTTTACTTGTTTCAATAAAAATCCATCAATAATGTTGTTGAACTGCATCATGCATTCAACGCTAGAAAAAGGTATTTTCAACCTATTAAGAGTTGTTTGATTGAGAAGAGGTTGAGCAGCACCTCCAGCATATTGGTTCAAATCTAAAAATTTCAAGAGATATAAGATATGCGGAATATGCTCTTCTGATAATTTAGAAGTCGCAACAATCGTATTATCTGATGCCCAAAAATCATTGCGGCAATATTCTATTGCTCCACAATATGCTCCTACACGGCCAACTATTACTGCGTTATTAAACCTTGATTCATCCGTCTGGCCTATAATTCCATTTGCACCATAAATAGGATACTTTCCCTTATCAGATGACTTTTTAGCTTTACCATTGGCAAACTTAATAAAATGGCTTAACTCACATAGGAACCATCCCTTCGGTATCCAACCATTGATGCCGATTGATGGTTCATCGGTTTGTTCAAACTCGCTTGGGAAGAGATTAAGGGTATCCACTGGTAGTGGTTTTACATCAGCTTTGTAAGTGGCTGAAGGCTCTGCCGACTCAAACTGTTGTCGTTGTTCAAGTCTTTGTTTGGCTTTTTTCTGTAATGCTTCTGGAAAATCGCTGACAGCGACACCGCTGGCAAGGGCGTTGTCGAATACAGGGTCGAAATCAACAAACCAGCTTTTAAATAATGCTTGCGCCATTTGCTCTAGGGTTTGGTTAGTTTGGCTGTTTAGCTCTATCTTGTCATCAAGAGCCCCAAGTATCTTACTTATTGACTTTTGGGTTTTTAAATCAGGCTTATTAAACTCTAAAGTGCCTAATGCAGATGTATATAAGTTAGGCTGAACACTGCCCATGGCTAATAGTTCAATAGAAGGTCTAAAATACCTTAAAACATAAAATATAAATTTATTGTCAGCTACATTAGGATCTACTTTCACGTTTATAACAGCACGATTTCCGCACATGTAGTCCTTCAAAATACCAACACGCCCAATCGTGCCTGACTTACTGATTGCTATTGTTTCTGGCTCAAATAACAAAGCACTTTTTCCAGCACTTTCAAATCCTACTTTTGATAATCTTCTTGAAGTCTCAAATACAGAGCCGTTGTTTAAATCAGTTGCTCTTAGCCATTTAATTTCATCACCAAAATATTCTTCTTTTTTTTGAGATGGGTTTACATACCCTTCTTGAAAACTTGCGCACTCGGATAGCTTAACTAAAGGCCAGTTACTCGCCATAACCTAGCACCTCCAAGTTTTGACGAATCGCTTTATCAAGCGTCTCAGCCTCTTCCATTTGGCTGTAAAGGGTTTGACTAAGCTCTTTCATTTTTATTTCAAACGGAATGCCGTCATCTTCAATCTCAGCAGCACCAACGTAACGACCTGGTGTTAATACAAAATCATTAGCTTTAATGTCATCTAATGTTGCTGATTTACTGTAACCCGCTTTATCTTCGTATTGGCCGTCTTTTTCTTCTCCACGCCATGCATGGTAAGTACGAGCAATTTCCGCAATATCGTCTGTAGTTAGCTCTTTATGAATACGGCTAACCATAGTGCCCATATCACGAGCATCGATAAATAAGGTTTCACCTTGGCGGTTACGGTAGCCTCGCTCGGTATCTTCTTTTTTGTTTTTGGTGATAAACCATAAACACACTGGAATTTGAGTGGTGTAGAACAATTGCCCCGGTAAGGCGATCATGCAATCAACTAAGTCTTTTTCAATGATTTTCTGACGAATAGCACCTTCACCACCGGTGTTAGAGCTCATTGAACCATTAGCTAATACAAAACCAGCAGTGCCATTTTCACTCAGCTTTGAGATCATGTGCATGATCCACGCATAGTTAGCATTGCCGGTTGGTGGTACATCAAAACCTGCCCAACGAGAGTCATCAACTAATTCGCTATCACCACGCCATTGTTTTTGGTTAAACGGCGGGTTCGCCATAATGTAATCGGCTTTTAAATCTTCATGCTGATCTTTAAAGAAACTATCACCTGCTACCTCACCTAAATTGCCTGAGATGCCACGTACTGCAAGGTTCATCTTAGCTAGCTTGTAGGTAGTATTAGTGTATTCTTGACCGTAAATTGAAATATCTTTACGGTTGCCTTTATGGCTATCGATAAACTTAAGCGATTGCACGAACATACCGCCTGAACCACAACAAGGGTCGTATATTTTGCCTTTAAATGGTTCAATCATTTCAGCAATGAGTGCTACGACTGATTTTGGCGTGTAGAACTCACCACCGCCTTTGCCTTCGTTTGCAGCAAATTTACCTAAGAAGTATTCGTATACTCGACCGACTAAATCTTCTTCAGTCATTTCACATTCGCTAGCAGCGGTGTCGATGTTATTAATGGTATCGATAAGTGAAGCGAGCTTACTGGTAACAAGCCCTAAACGGCTAAAGTAGTTCTCAGGTAACGCACCTTTTAATGATGGGTTGTTCTTTTCAACGGTGTGCAACGCGGTATCAATTTTTACAGCGATATCGTCTTGCTTCATGTTCTTTTGAATAAACGACCAACGAGCCTCTTCTGGTAAATAAAACACGTTGTCTTGCATGTAAAACTCAACTTGCTCTACAAAATCGCCCATACCGCCATCGATTAACGCTTGGCGCTTATCTTCAAACTTATCACTGATAAATTTTAAGAAGATAAGGCTCAGCACTACGTGCTTATATTCTGATGATTCAACACTACCACGCAGTTTATTCGCGGTATCCCATAGGGTTTCTTCAAAATTGGTATTTGTTGCTTTCTTAGTTTTAGCGGTTGCCATTAACTTTACCTTTCAATATATTCATTTAAAATGAGAAACCATGTAAATCGTAAAACGTGTCATCATGCACACATGCAAAAGTTTCATAAGCTCCATCTCTTCGAGCTATTTCAATACTACTTTCTACAGAAGCTATTAATTCATTCTTATTTGTTTCAATTAAGAAGGCTTTAAAAGCTTCTAAATCGTTAAGGGTTTGTTTTTTCTTCAAAATAATTATTTCATCAAATTCGTCTAAGATATATTCCATATCTTCATAGAACTCTAAAACTTCTCCATCTTCACATTTCACTTTTTCATCTATTACTGCTTTTACTTCACATTTATGAAAAAAGGCATATTCTTGAAGCTCATCAAATAATAAATCCGTATCTATTAACATTGTTTAATCCTTAGTTTCTTCTTCATCTTCCGCAATAATATTAAGAACTTGTTCAAGATATTTGCCATGTGCTGTCGATGTTGCTGAGCGCAAATATGGCGGAATAACCTCTAGAAATTCACTTTTAGAAATAGGCTTAAATTCACATAAAGCTGCGATCATAGCTGGCCTTAGCAATCTACTTGCTAACGGCACTTCATCGTTAGTAGGGATAACTTCCTCAGCAAACTTTTGAAGCTTTACCTCTAATAAATCATCTGTTTGAATAAACTTATCTAGCTCATGTAATACTTGGCTCTCGTGCTCGACAACGTTTTCAATTTCTTCTACTTCAGATTCTATCTCAGCATGTTCAGGTACTTCAGTTTTTAGCTGATGTAATGCTTCAATAATTGGCTTTAATTGAGCTTGTGGATTTTTGAACCAATCGGTTGACCATATTCGTTTAATATTCCAGCCTAAGCCTTCTAGTACCGATTGACGTAACCTGTCCCTGTCACGTGCGGATTTAGCAGAATGGTATGTTGCTCCATCACATTCCACGCCCATTAAGTAGCGACCTGGCTGACCAGGGTCTTGCACTGCTAGGTCAATAAAGTAACCGGCAACCCCAACTTGTGGCACACAAGTAAAGCCCTCAAGCTTTAATGCATTCATCACGGCTATTTCAAAATCACTATCTGGCTGTTTTCCAGTATGTTTTTGCTGTTGAAGCTTGCCAGTTTGAGCAAAGCTTAAAAAGCTTTTAAGGGCTTGTACACCTGGGCTTGATGTTTCAGATGCGACAATATGGCCTTCTGTCATTGAGCTAAATACATGCATGCGTTTTTTAGAACGAGTGAATAATACATTTAATCGTCTGCCACCTGCGGCTGAATTAATTGGGCCAAAACGCTGCGGCATTTGAGCCGCCCCTGCTTCTTGTGGACCGTAGGTGCATGAAATGTAGATAACGTCTCTTTCATCACCTTGTACATTTTCAAGGTTTTTAAGGAATAATGCTTCATCTGTATTCGCATTATCCGCCAATGCATCTCTAAATTGAGGGTCATCTTTAGATAGCTCTTCCACACAGCGCTCTATTTGCTCTCGCTGTTTTGAACTCATTGCAACCACACCTAACGATTCATGTGGTCGATGTAATAAATGGTTTCTCACGGCTTCGGCAATAACTTTAGCTTCTTCAATATTATGCTGATTTACAAAGCGACCACTTTTTACGTGGGTAAATTTAATACCAAATTCATCACTTTTACTTGATGGTGATGGGAATACCACTAAGTTACTGTCGTAAAATTCCTGGTTGGAAAAGGCAATTAAACTTTCGTGACGCGAGCGATAATGCCAACGTAACCGACGAGCATTGAACATAGGGAAAGAGACATCGAGGATGCTTTCTGATTGCTCTATCGCTGTGGTATCTTCATCATCGTTATCAACGGCTTTATCAAAAAAGCTCGTTGGTGGTAACTGCTTTGGATCGCCAACAACAACTAATTGTTTACCCCGAGCAATAGTACCTAAAGCATCTTGTGGTTTAATTTGTGATGCTTCATCCATAACGACTAAATCAAATTCTAGTTGTCCTGGTGCTAGGTATTGAGCTACAGAGTGCGGCCCCATCATGAAGCAAGGTTTTAAAGCCACTAAAGATTTACTGGCTCGTCTAACTAGTTGCCTTATCGGTGCATGACGAGTTTTTTTGTTCACTTCATTGTTGATAAGACCCATTTCAGTGTAAGAAGATACCTTACCGCTTGAAACACCAGAAAGAGTATTATTAAAGCCTTGTGCAACCTGATAGGCAATTTTCTGCTGTTGAAGCGTTTTAAGCTTATTGTCGTATTCTCTAAATTGCTTACGAATAGCATTTTGGTCGGCTCCTGAAAAATAAGCTAACTCTTGGTTCTCATTTATTATTTCTCTGGCCAGAATGTCAAATACTGAGTAAACATAGATTTGTTCAATATTTTCTAAATCTAAAGCACCGGTTTCGGTATAACGTAATAAATTCTCTAATCCTTTGTCTGACAATGACGATCTGATTCGAATAAAGTCTACCCAAGTGCTCAGCCAACGAGGCTGGCTAATCGCTTTATGATTACGTTCTTGCAATAACTTGAAATTACTATTCGTCCCTTTAAACCATGCGCTCTCATCTAATTCAACTCTATCGGTGAACTCCTGTAATGTCTTTTGATAACCATTAAACGCATCTGAAATCTTTTTCAAATTAGATGTAATTGTAGATAACGCTTCACTGCTAACATTATTTAACAGATATTCTCGTAAAGGCTCAGACTCAAGCACGTTAATGGCCTTACTTAGCTCTAGCGTAGATTCAATTTTTATTAGCTGCGAACTAGAGTCATTTCTTGTTGAAAGATGTGTATGCTCATCAAATAGTTCTCTAGAAATATCATTTTTATGTAGTTCACCCTCAGCCCGAAATAAAGTTAAAACTTGCTCAATAGAGCTAGCTAACTGATTTAAGGTAAAGTCTTTGTTAGACAGTGATTGTATGGTTTTAATGTCACCTTCTAGTTCATCAACAAACGAAGAAATGCCTATGTCTGCTGATAAGTTTGTATTTTTATCAGTAAACAGCTGATGCGAGAAAACACGCTCAAGTTGAGGGAATAATTGCGAGAACTGTTCAAATTCTGCAAGTGATTTAGTTGCTGCTAAATGCTTTAAGCCTTTATATAAATCACCTTCAATAGAAAATAATGAATTAGCAAAAGAAACTCTTTTACCAAACCCAACCCCATAAGAAGCTCGAACATCTTTATACCAAGACCTCAAGCTTATTAGTTCTGCTATTGGTGTATCAATTCCTTTGAACTCATGTTGCAGTAAAGTTTGATATGCTGGCTCTTTATTTAATTCATCTATCATCTCTCGATATGAAGTTAAGCTGGCAATTAGTGGTGCTAATTTTTTAACTTTAGGTTTCAGACCTTTAGCATACATAAGCAGTTTAGACTTAGCAGCTCGCCACTCACTGCTAAACCAACAAAAAAATCCTGCATTTTTTAATATGCTATCAATCTCTTTTAGTTCATTTACTGAAGGTAAATTTTCTAGGTTAAAGTGTTGCTCTAAACTCTGGTGTAGAGGTTTAATTTTTGGAAGAAGTTCTT is a window from the Litorilituus sediminis genome containing:
- a CDS encoding restriction endonuclease subunit S, with product MASNWPLVKLSECASFQEGYVNPSQKKEEYFGDEIKWLRATDLNNGSVFETSRRLSKVGFESAGKSALLFEPETIAISKSGTIGRVGILKDYMCGNRAVINVKVDPNVADNKFIFYVLRYFRPSIELLAMGSVQPNLYTSALGTLEFNKPDLKTQKSISKILGALDDKIELNSQTNQTLEQMAQALFKSWFVDFDPVFDNALASGVAVSDFPEALQKKAKQRLEQRQQFESAEPSATYKADVKPLPVDTLNLFPSEFEQTDEPSIGINGWIPKGWFLCELSHFIKFANGKAKKSSDKGKYPIYGANGIIGQTDESRFNNAVIVGRVGAYCGAIEYCRNDFWASDNTIVATSKLSEEHIPHILYLLKFLDLNQYAGGAAQPLLNQTTLNRLKIPFSSVECMMQFNNIIDGFLLKQVKNNEQNKELAKIRDILLPKLISGELTTPTTKDCA
- a CDS encoding type I restriction-modification system subunit M, which encodes MATAKTKKATNTNFEETLWDTANKLRGSVESSEYKHVVLSLIFLKFISDKFEDKRQALIDGGMGDFVEQVEFYMQDNVFYLPEEARWSFIQKNMKQDDIAVKIDTALHTVEKNNPSLKGALPENYFSRLGLVTSKLASLIDTINNIDTAASECEMTEEDLVGRVYEYFLGKFAANEGKGGGEFYTPKSVVALIAEMIEPFKGKIYDPCCGSGGMFVQSLKFIDSHKGNRKDISIYGQEYTNTTYKLAKMNLAVRGISGNLGEVAGDSFFKDQHEDLKADYIMANPPFNQKQWRGDSELVDDSRWAGFDVPPTGNANYAWIMHMISKLSENGTAGFVLANGSMSSNTGGEGAIRQKIIEKDLVDCMIALPGQLFYTTQIPVCLWFITKNKKEDTERGYRNRQGETLFIDARDMGTMVSRIHKELTTDDIAEIARTYHAWRGEEKDGQYEDKAGYSKSATLDDIKANDFVLTPGRYVGAAEIEDDGIPFEIKMKELSQTLYSQMEEAETLDKAIRQNLEVLGYGE
- the hhe gene encoding DUF4011 domain-containing anti-phage protein Hhe; this translates as MSELSDLILCELKATPNQKAKDLAKKLDVDKKSINHTLYSVLFDKVKQNEDYSWCLTEIKKKGVPQDMDNSINTQLNENFAFDSLQSIRNRLLDLTGRNRLLNFKHGRSGFIRVIDEMPDQLAENILESHKFTFIPIDEPLRDELIGQGYIVIDDNGQEVKIKADPSAKEWAKVKGFNTSYELPLSTKSKDSKHNDTNIQSLLYPRELEAQLRNIRTKANTAIEETGANILYLAFGFLEWFEDENSSVTRQAPLYLIPVKIDRAALNKELGTYTYTIEYTGEDIISNLSLREKLKHDFHLDLPELSEDILPEAYLEKVEKQFSRHKPEWKVKRFSTLSMFDFGKLLMYLDLDPSRWPQGASNIQNHSILQKFFAKQGVDEGNGSNTSFGEEYLIDKLDEVHNQYPLIDDADSSQHSALVDAIQGKDLVIEGPPGSGKSQTITNLIAAAIAQGKKVLFVAEKMAALQVVKSRLSRAGLGDFCLELHSHKTQKKQVYENIAKRINNQDDYRYPSSIDIDIQMYEEKKEALTRYANLINSTWKNTGRTIHQIFSTATRYREEYTNISIEDIKPDHINGQSFDEISSRRTTDELKKYADVFEEVKKQYGSDAELAEHPWFGVYNKSIQLFDCDEICKLLTAWDNAIAAVEGAVTPFNEQLRSDVVSDISSLKQVLSDSDKIPKLKGTEHLQTLSLMSSQKENELTEYINDYKATSKLLGEMEELFEPVILNEEETFERFTKSNNNLREQCKSVELTLTNIFQQLQLLKTLRDISLSLSDDLRILTEQESSLTELLSPSYNGFIECKQFFEHINALDVTLISRRHELFDNELLDQHLANLEELLPKIKPLHQSLEQHFNLENLPSVNELKEIDSILKNAGFFCWFSSEWRAAKSKLLMYAKGLKPKVKKLAPLIASLTSYREMIDELNKEPAYQTLLQHEFKGIDTPIAELISLRSWYKDVRASYGVGFGKRVSFANSLFSIEGDLYKGLKHLAATKSLAEFEQFSQLFPQLERVFSHQLFTDKNTNLSADIGISSFVDELEGDIKTIQSLSNKDFTLNQLASSIEQVLTLFRAEGELHKNDISRELFDEHTHLSTRNDSSSQLIKIESTLELSKAINVLESEPLREYLLNNVSSEALSTITSNLKKISDAFNGYQKTLQEFTDRVELDESAWFKGTNSNFKLLQERNHKAISQPRWLSTWVDFIRIRSSLSDKGLENLLRYTETGALDLENIEQIYVYSVFDILAREIINENQELAYFSGADQNAIRKQFREYDNKLKTLQQQKIAYQVAQGFNNTLSGVSSGKVSSYTEMGLINNEVNKKTRHAPIRQLVRRASKSLVALKPCFMMGPHSVAQYLAPGQLEFDLVVMDEASQIKPQDALGTIARGKQLVVVGDPKQLPPTSFFDKAVDNDDEDTTAIEQSESILDVSFPMFNARRLRWHYRSRHESLIAFSNQEFYDSNLVVFPSPSSKSDEFGIKFTHVKSGRFVNQHNIEEAKVIAEAVRNHLLHRPHESLGVVAMSSKQREQIERCVEELSKDDPQFRDALADNANTDEALFLKNLENVQGDERDVIYISCTYGPQEAGAAQMPQRFGPINSAAGGRRLNVLFTRSKKRMHVFSSMTEGHIVASETSSPGVQALKSFLSFAQTGKLQQQKHTGKQPDSDFEIAVMNALKLEGFTCVPQVGVAGYFIDLAVQDPGQPGRYLMGVECDGATYHSAKSARDRDRLRQSVLEGLGWNIKRIWSTDWFKNPQAQLKPIIEALHQLKTEVPEHAEIESEVEEIENVVEHESQVLHELDKFIQTDDLLEVKLQKFAEEVIPTNDEVPLASRLLRPAMIAALCEFKPISKSEFLEVIPPYLRSATSTAHGKYLEQVLNIIAEDEEETKD